The following coding sequences are from one Plasmodium coatneyi strain Hackeri chromosome 11, complete sequence window:
- a CDS encoding RNAse L inhibitor protein: MKKKNKEDLYKENKLEASKLRIAIVSTDKCKPKKCHLECKKNCPIVKTGKFCIEVEHASKIAYISETLCIGCGICVKKCPFAAITIINLPKDINKDVVHRYGPNTFKLHRLPIPKLGQILGLVGTNGIGKSTALKILSSKLKPNLGKFNNPPEWRDILSFFRGNELQIFFTKLLEEQLTPIIKPQNVDLIPKQIKGNILDIINKKDKLNKKDQYMSALELDHLLDRNVEDLSGGELQRFALLLSIIGQTTNVYMFDEPSSYLDIKQRISMAKIIHSLVRHDNYIIVVEHDLSILDYLSDYVCCLWGKAGAYGVVTSPFSVREGINVFLDGFVPTDNLRIREESLNFKLATDQDVTDEDKKRLHFYNYPTIKKTLNSFTLTIDKGIFSESEIFVLLGQNGSGKSTFIRLFAGLIKPDNVESLSFLESLSVSYKPQQIQAKYTGTVRQLLMSKLKGLYTDPYFNNEIIKPLKIEGILDNQVLTLSGGELQKVAIIITLAKNTNIYLIDEPSAYLDSEQRIIVSKIIKRFILNTNKTAFIVEHDFIMATYLADHVIVFDGQAGVNTVANTPQTLVAGMNKFLKIIDVTFRRDPTNYRPRINKYDSVKDKEQKLNGTYFIIDE, from the exons atgaagaagaagaacaaggaaGACCTCTACAAGGAGAACAAACTGGAGGCATCGAAATTAAGAATTGCCATTGTGAGCACGGATAAGTGCAAGCCCAAGAAGTGCCACCTAGAGTGCAAGAAAAATTGCCCAATAGTAAAAACGGGAAAGTTCTGCATAGAAGTGGAACACGCATCGAAGATAGCCTACATAAGTGAGACCCTCTGCATTGGCTGTGGTATATGTGTGAAGAAGTGCCCCTTCGCTGCCATAACGATTATAAACCTACCAAAGGATATAAACAAAGACGTTGTGCATAGGTATGGACCGAACACATTCAAATTGCACAGATTGCCTATACCAAAGTTGGGACAAATATTAGGTCTGGTAGGAACGAATGGAATTGGAAAATCAACTGCTTTGAAAATTCTGTCATCTAAGTTGAAGCCAAACTTGGGAAAGTTCAATAACCCCCCAGAGTGGAGAGACATCCTATCCTTCTTCCGAGGGAATGAgttgcaaatatttttcacaaaattgttGGAAGAGCAACTCACCCCAATTATAAAACCGCAGAATGTAGATTTGATCCCAAAACAAATTAAAGGCAACATTTTAGACAtaataaataagaaggatAAGCTGAATAAGAAGGATCAGTATATGAGTGCATTAGAGCTGGACCACCTACTAGACCGAAATGTAGAAGACTTAAGTGGAGGAGAGTTGCAAAGAtttgctcttcttttatCAATAATCGGACAGACaacaaatgtatacatgtttGATGAACCAAGTAGTTACCTGGATATTAAGCAACGCATATCGATGGCGAAAATTATTCACAGCTTAGTTAGACACGATAATTACATAATCGTGGTAGAACACGATCTTTCCATTTTAGATTATCTAAGTGATTATGTCTGTTGCCTTTGGGGAAAGGCAGGGGCATACGGAGTGGTCACCTCTCCCTTCTCCGTTCGGGAAGGAATTAACGTCTTCTTGGATGGCTTCGTCCCTACGGATAACCTACGAATTAGGGAAGAGTCGCTAAATTTTAAACTAGCCACAGATCAAGACGTAACAgatgaagataaaaaaagactaCACTTCTACAATTATCCAACTATTAAAAAAACGCTAAATAGTTTCACCCTAACAATTGACAAAGGAATCTTTTCCGAATCGGAAATATTTGTTCTGTTGGGCCAAAatggaagtggaaaaagtaCCTTCATACGTCTCTTTGCAGGACTTATCAAACCAGATAATGTGGAAAGTCTAAGCTTTCTTGAGTCCCTTAGCGTTTCTTACAAACCACAACAGATACAGGCAAAGTATACGGGCACCGTTAGGCAGCTCCTCATGTCCAAGCTAAAAGGGTTATACACAGACCCCTACTTTAACAACGAAATTATTAAGCCGCTAAAAATTGAAGGCATCCTGGACAACCAAGTCCTAACCCTTTCAGGAGGAGAGTTGCAAAAAGTTGCAATCATCATTACGCTggcaaaaaatacaaacatcTACCTGATCGATGAACCCTCTGCTTACCTAGACTCTGAACAGAGAATTATTGTCTCCAAAATTATTAAGCGCTTCATCCTTAATACAAACAAAACAGCCTTCATTGTGGAACACGATTTTATTATGGCCACCTACCTGGCCGATCACGTCATCGTCTTCGACGGCCAAGCAGGAGTCAACACCGTTGCCAACACACCACAGACGCTCGTTGCCGGCATGAACAAATTTCTTAAAATTATTGACGTCACTTTTAGGAGGGACCCCACCAACTACCGACCCAGGATAAACAAGTACGACAGTGTCAAGGACAAGGAGCAGAAACTCAACG GCACCTACTTCATCATCGACGAGTAA